A single window of Cytobacillus luteolus DNA harbors:
- a CDS encoding thioredoxin family protein, with protein MKNLNSWFEKGLNAHTYISSMKVHQENLLNVYNHIQVQVNNEELDFLHTLQTKDLKAVILTADWCGDAMVNLPIFLRLANEGLIETRYLNRDDNLDLMDQYLTNGTARSIPIIILLDKEGNEIGKWGPRAPYVQDLVTTLKEEVPSKESPEYEQAFKQFISTLTAQFATDEHLWNEVKKDLISFLKGVSV; from the coding sequence ATGAAGAATTTAAACTCGTGGTTTGAAAAAGGATTAAATGCCCATACCTATATTTCAAGCATGAAAGTCCATCAAGAAAATTTATTAAATGTATATAATCATATTCAAGTTCAGGTCAATAATGAGGAACTTGATTTTTTACATACACTTCAAACAAAGGATTTAAAAGCTGTAATATTAACAGCTGATTGGTGTGGTGACGCGATGGTGAACCTTCCTATTTTCCTAAGGCTAGCAAATGAAGGGTTGATTGAAACCCGCTACTTAAACAGAGATGATAATTTAGATCTAATGGACCAGTACTTAACAAATGGAACAGCAAGGTCCATTCCAATTATCATATTACTTGATAAAGAAGGTAACGAGATTGGGAAATGGGGGCCAAGAGCACCTTATGTACAAGATCTTGTCACTACACTAAAAGAAGAAGTTCCGTCCAAAGAGTCACCTGAATATGAGCAAGCTTTTAAACAATTTATATCTACTTTAACTGCACAGTTTGCAACCGATGAACATCTTTGGAATGAAGTAAAGAAAGATTTAATTTCATTTCTTAAGGGTGTGAGTGTATAA
- a CDS encoding alpha/beta fold hydrolase → MLKQKFVMTNGVRLNVMVTEEVYTETIVFLHYSSGDVTVWNSLLPYFKDEYNIVIPDFRGHGESDKPESGYTMDDFANDLLGLFDALKLEKVHIVGSSLGVDVAVKAIPSLGSRVLSFICEGPPQSMFGPFGVYNLSGQEKEEKIQELHLQRRVKQYPEYTSKHELIEAGKANITNAGLPLNEFISTTIENNVTETIEGTFRWKMPRVVMDEFMEDFYLINFEELFKEITCPVLFIPSEGEWDSESFREFMEELKQCLPYFKAVKIPGASHAFTMFYQYDEMATEMKAFFTKIKTLHPKQDTR, encoded by the coding sequence ATGTTAAAACAGAAATTTGTGATGACAAATGGTGTAAGATTAAATGTAATGGTTACAGAAGAGGTATATACTGAAACGATTGTTTTTCTTCATTATAGTAGCGGTGATGTAACAGTTTGGAACTCATTACTTCCATATTTTAAGGATGAATACAATATTGTCATTCCTGATTTCCGTGGACATGGTGAAAGTGACAAGCCTGAAAGTGGCTATACAATGGATGATTTTGCGAATGATTTACTTGGACTATTTGATGCACTAAAGCTGGAAAAAGTTCATATTGTCGGTAGTTCATTAGGGGTGGATGTAGCTGTAAAGGCTATTCCTAGTCTAGGCTCTAGAGTTTTATCTTTTATATGCGAAGGACCTCCCCAAAGTATGTTTGGTCCTTTCGGTGTATACAATCTTAGCGGGCAGGAAAAAGAGGAAAAAATACAAGAGCTCCATTTGCAACGTCGTGTAAAACAATATCCAGAATACACTTCAAAGCATGAATTGATTGAGGCAGGTAAGGCAAATATTACAAATGCAGGACTTCCTTTAAATGAGTTTATCTCGACTACAATAGAAAATAATGTCACTGAAACAATCGAAGGAACGTTTCGTTGGAAAATGCCACGAGTAGTCATGGATGAATTTATGGAAGATTTCTATCTGATTAATTTTGAAGAGCTTTTTAAGGAAATAACGTGTCCTGTATTATTTATTCCTAGTGAAGGCGAATGGGATAGTGAGAGTTTTCGAGAATTCATGGAAGAGTTGAAACAATGCCTACCCTATTTTAAAGCAGTTAAAATCCCTGGTGCTTCACATGCTTTTACGATGTTTTATCAATATGATGAAATGGCAACTGAAATGAAAGCATTTTTTACTAAAATAAAAACTCTTCACCCAAAACAGGATACGCGATAA
- a CDS encoding group-specific protein produces MSTCNIDHSLEDVLKKLESQKTSLPHSLYEEIEAFLSSKLDQETLNKVFHLLKKYDLASEMEQSERNKKLTTILNL; encoded by the coding sequence ATGTCTACATGTAACATTGACCACTCATTAGAAGACGTTCTAAAAAAACTCGAAAGCCAAAAAACCTCTTTACCACATTCATTATATGAAGAAATAGAAGCTTTCTTATCTAGCAAACTAGACCAAGAAACACTAAATAAAGTATTTCACCTTCTCAAGAAATATGATTTAGCTTCAGAAATGGAGCAAAGTGAAAGAAATAAAAAGCTCACTACCATACTTAATCTATAG
- a CDS encoding GNAT family N-acetyltransferase: MYIRVATQKDLAIIKSYEKIVQEESTVGYLKHYDDVPNIKASFGGNSYYFVAIHQGKLLGWILVGETVHPLFNEPTGIILELYILPANRGKGYGKRIMTHSLSFLKQRGYKTVQLNVFSGNPAYNLYKALGFTDVSTLMEKKLY, encoded by the coding sequence ATGTATATAAGAGTTGCTACACAAAAAGACCTGGCCATTATTAAGAGTTATGAAAAGATAGTACAGGAAGAATCAACTGTAGGCTATTTAAAACATTACGATGACGTGCCTAACATCAAGGCAAGCTTTGGAGGAAATAGTTATTATTTTGTTGCTATTCATCAAGGAAAATTATTAGGTTGGATATTGGTTGGTGAAACTGTTCACCCATTATTTAATGAACCAACAGGGATCATTTTAGAGCTTTATATTTTACCAGCAAATAGAGGAAAGGGCTATGGAAAAAGGATAATGACACATTCATTATCCTTCTTAAAACAAAGAGGCTACAAAACAGTTCAACTAAATGTTTTTTCAGGAAACCCTGCTTATAATTTGTACAAAGCTCTAGGGTTTACAGACGTGTCAACTTTGATGGAAAAAAAGCTTTATTAA
- a CDS encoding GNAT family N-acetyltransferase has product MSITLQKITRENWEDCIDLKVSLEQQKFVSSNLYSIAEVQFLNNFEALAIYHDNQMVGFTMYGLDPDDNNYWIYRLMIDEKQQGKGYGKHAIKEVLNNLMKKPNCQLIMVGYHQQNTAVHNLYKSIGFVDRGIAPWGEQLAGYEVK; this is encoded by the coding sequence GTGTCAATCACCTTACAAAAGATAACAAGAGAAAATTGGGAAGATTGTATTGATTTGAAAGTAAGTTTAGAACAGCAAAAGTTTGTTTCCTCTAACCTTTATTCAATTGCGGAAGTCCAATTCTTAAACAATTTTGAAGCCTTAGCAATTTATCATGACAATCAAATGGTTGGATTTACAATGTATGGTCTTGATCCAGATGACAATAATTATTGGATATATCGTCTTATGATTGACGAGAAACAGCAAGGCAAGGGTTATGGAAAACATGCAATAAAAGAAGTTCTTAATAACCTAATGAAAAAGCCTAACTGTCAACTGATTATGGTGGGGTATCACCAGCAAAACACTGCAGTTCATAACTTATACAAATCAATAGGTTTCGTGGATAGGGGAATTGCTCCTTGGGGTGAACAATTAGCGGGATATGAAGTGAAATAG
- a CDS encoding HD domain-containing protein: protein MSMSHYFYGIVPVHDSINNENRAAILKDFPVPDFSINTEGFSLETQTHGENVDRVTFLLNEFKVERTQGASPKPYFKMKLSNHLGTYNAKMWDNNGAVDRYTPILENNSVFEISGKVEEYKGFKSITINEMNPCENEVDPFSLIACTQQSLEDFTVELHHYLNVLEEPYRTISLAAMKRFWTEFSIRPAAMGHHHAYLGGLLKHTVGLMRLARYILVHENDHYKAVLKLINQVEKVYKQELWKDLNSDTPGGNPRNLVWKDSIDHLYTMFYGMAKNRDEEVDYSLLMCAIFYHDLGKLMEYHHAGKGTREFAFLYPTADQSSLANRKPTGITMDDLGVLVGHIPYGVMLVSKIIETENIAMTLEDIHRLQHAILCHHGKLEWGANIAPKTVEGYLIHIVDYLDSRYERTEEIK, encoded by the coding sequence ATGTCGATGAGTCATTATTTTTACGGAATTGTTCCGGTACATGATTCAATTAACAACGAAAATAGAGCAGCTATATTAAAGGATTTTCCAGTTCCTGATTTTTCGATAAATACGGAAGGTTTTTCTCTAGAAACGCAAACACATGGAGAGAATGTAGATAGAGTAACCTTTCTTTTAAATGAATTTAAGGTTGAGCGTACCCAGGGTGCTAGCCCAAAGCCCTATTTTAAAATGAAATTATCCAATCACTTAGGGACGTATAATGCAAAAATGTGGGACAATAATGGTGCAGTGGATCGATATACACCTATCCTTGAAAATAACAGTGTTTTTGAAATTTCTGGGAAAGTTGAGGAGTACAAAGGATTTAAATCAATAACAATTAATGAGATGAATCCTTGTGAAAATGAGGTAGATCCATTTAGCCTAATTGCTTGCACTCAGCAGTCATTAGAGGATTTTACGGTTGAATTGCATCATTATTTAAATGTACTTGAGGAACCATACCGAACGATAAGTCTTGCTGCAATGAAGCGTTTTTGGACAGAATTCAGCATACGTCCTGCAGCAATGGGCCATCATCATGCTTATTTAGGGGGACTTTTAAAGCATACGGTTGGCTTGATGAGATTAGCAAGATACATTTTAGTTCATGAGAATGATCATTATAAGGCAGTTCTTAAACTGATTAATCAAGTTGAGAAGGTGTACAAGCAGGAGTTGTGGAAGGACCTCAATTCCGATACACCAGGAGGCAATCCACGTAACTTAGTGTGGAAGGATTCAATTGATCATTTGTATACAATGTTTTATGGAATGGCCAAGAATCGGGATGAAGAAGTTGATTATTCATTACTCATGTGTGCGATTTTTTATCATGATCTTGGCAAGTTAATGGAATATCATCATGCTGGCAAGGGGACGAGGGAATTTGCATTCTTATATCCAACAGCTGATCAATCTTCATTAGCAAACCGTAAGCCAACAGGTATTACAATGGATGATTTAGGAGTATTAGTAGGTCATATCCCTTATGGTGTCATGTTAGTTTCAAAAATAATTGAGACAGAGAATATCGCAATGACTTTGGAGGACATTCACAGGCTGCAGCATGCCATTTTATGTCACCATGGTAAGCTAGAATGGGGTGCAAATATAGCTCCTAAAACAGTAGAGGGGTATTTAATTCATATTGTAGATTATTTAGATTCTAGATATGAACGAACAGAAGAAATTAAATAA
- a CDS encoding YjcZ family sporulation protein, which produces MHMYHGCGYGYGAPVAGVGTGVGGFALIVVLFILLIIVGAAWA; this is translated from the coding sequence ATGCATATGTATCATGGATGTGGGTATGGTTATGGAGCACCTGTAGCTGGAGTTGGAACTGGTGTTGGAGGTTTCGCACTAATCGTAGTGCTATTTATACTTCTAATCATCGTTGGAGCTGCTTGGGCTTAA
- the coaA gene encoding type I pantothenate kinase: MLKDLNYTLPYTTFDREEWASFDTTSTTALTEKEVKDLQGINRQISMDEVTHIYRPLTRLLHLYSLATKDRHQITTSFLNNRIKKVPFIIGIAGSVAVGKSTTARLLQHLLSTFPEHPKVELVTTDGFLYPNEILEERGIMNRKGFPESYDTGRLIQFLADLKTGKKEVKAPIYSHLEYDILKGEFQHVVEPDIVIVEGINVLQVQTNKPKKSHSPLFVSDFFDFSIYVDADEENLLEWYIDRFKILRNTAFNNPKSYFHRHAHLTDEEAVKFATDIWTNINGKNLRLNILPTRTRANLILEKGTNHSVSRIKLRTI, translated from the coding sequence ATGCTGAAAGATTTAAATTATACTTTACCCTATACAACATTTGACCGAGAAGAGTGGGCAAGCTTTGACACAACTTCTACGACAGCGCTTACAGAAAAGGAAGTAAAGGATTTACAAGGAATTAATCGTCAAATATCAATGGATGAAGTTACACACATTTATCGCCCATTGACACGTCTTTTACACTTATATTCACTAGCAACGAAGGATCGTCACCAAATTACCACTTCGTTTCTTAATAATCGTATAAAAAAAGTCCCATTTATTATCGGGATTGCTGGAAGTGTAGCAGTTGGCAAAAGTACAACCGCCCGTTTGCTTCAACATTTACTATCCACTTTTCCTGAACATCCTAAAGTAGAACTAGTTACTACGGACGGATTCCTTTATCCGAATGAAATACTTGAAGAGAGAGGAATCATGAATCGTAAAGGATTTCCTGAGAGTTATGATACAGGAAGGCTTATTCAATTTTTAGCGGATTTAAAGACAGGTAAAAAAGAGGTAAAGGCACCTATTTATTCCCACTTAGAATACGATATTTTAAAAGGTGAGTTTCAACACGTTGTTGAACCAGATATTGTGATTGTTGAAGGAATCAATGTATTACAAGTTCAAACCAATAAGCCTAAAAAGTCACATTCACCGCTGTTTGTTTCTGATTTCTTTGATTTCTCAATCTACGTAGATGCAGATGAAGAGAATTTATTAGAATGGTACATAGATCGCTTCAAAATTTTACGAAATACAGCATTTAATAATCCTAAATCGTATTTTCATCGCCATGCTCATTTAACAGATGAAGAAGCTGTAAAATTTGCAACAGATATTTGGACAAATATTAACGGTAAGAATTTACGCCTAAATATATTACCAACTCGTACTAGAGCAAATTTGATTCTAGAAAAAGGGACAAACCATTCAGTGTCCCGTATTAAATTAAGAACAATCTAA
- a CDS encoding pyridoxamine 5'-phosphate oxidase family protein has translation MFKKIIKTQDELSGFFGAPSELVKNKVIDYLDSHCLDFISRSPFLVISTSDKYGNCDVSPRGDHPGFIKVIDEKTLLIPERPGNKRMDSFYNIISNPHAGLLFVIPGLQETLRINGKASLIQDEEFLEEMSVNGKKPLIAIAIEVEECFIHCAKAFKRSELWQPSTWPPAESLPSAAKILSAHAKTTNLTVEEVEERLKESYSQRLY, from the coding sequence ATGTTTAAAAAAATCATAAAAACCCAAGACGAATTAAGTGGATTTTTTGGTGCGCCTAGTGAATTAGTAAAAAATAAAGTCATTGACTATCTAGACTCTCATTGTCTTGATTTTATTTCACGTTCACCTTTTTTAGTTATATCGACCTCTGATAAATATGGGAATTGTGATGTTTCTCCCCGAGGAGACCACCCAGGATTTATAAAGGTTATTGACGAGAAGACATTACTAATACCTGAGAGACCTGGAAACAAAAGAATGGATTCTTTTTATAATATAATTTCTAATCCACATGCGGGACTACTCTTCGTTATCCCTGGCCTACAGGAAACACTGCGTATTAATGGAAAGGCAAGTTTGATTCAGGATGAAGAATTCTTAGAAGAAATGTCGGTAAATGGAAAAAAACCTTTAATTGCTATTGCAATCGAAGTAGAGGAATGTTTTATTCATTGTGCTAAAGCATTTAAACGCTCTGAGCTTTGGCAACCTAGCACTTGGCCTCCTGCAGAAAGTCTTCCTTCTGCAGCGAAAATCCTATCTGCTCATGCCAAAACAACGAATCTGACTGTCGAAGAAGTGGAGGAACGACTAAAAGAAAGCTATTCACAAAGGCTTTATTAA
- a CDS encoding YjcZ family sporulation protein produces the protein MSGVGYGSGFALIVVLFILLIVIGTAYV, from the coding sequence ATGAGTGGAGTTGGTTATGGCAGCGGATTTGCTTTAATCGTTGTGTTGTTCATTTTGCTAATCGTTATCGGAACAGCATATGTGTAA
- a CDS encoding NUDIX hydrolase, with translation MFIVNVEGAVFKGDKWLIIKRSEKEEHAGGMLSLVGGKVDLEGNSQDILERTVKREILEEVNIEVKEKVTYLHNTSFVTDKGEHVINIVFLCEYAKGDAKPNCPDEVSDVLWLTYDEVMNHQDMPIWPKDSISHAENRLKELT, from the coding sequence ATGTTTATCGTTAATGTAGAAGGTGCGGTTTTTAAAGGGGATAAGTGGTTAATTATTAAACGTAGTGAAAAGGAAGAGCACGCTGGTGGAATGCTTTCTTTAGTCGGTGGTAAGGTTGATCTGGAAGGAAACTCACAGGATATATTAGAGAGAACAGTTAAGCGGGAGATTCTTGAAGAAGTAAATATTGAAGTTAAAGAAAAAGTCACGTATCTACATAATACATCATTTGTAACGGATAAAGGGGAGCATGTGATTAACATTGTATTCCTTTGTGAATATGCAAAAGGAGATGCAAAACCAAATTGTCCAGATGAGGTGTCAGACGTTTTATGGCTGACCTATGATGAGGTGATGAATCATCAGGATATGCCAATTTGGCCAAAAGACAGTATATCTCATGCAGAGAACAGATTGAAAGAGCTAACATAA